In the Brevundimonas sp. MF30-B genome, CCCCAGCCACCATCGCCCATCCCCATCGAGGGACGGCGTATTCATTCCGCGATCGCTCGTCTTCGATGCGCTCAAGGGCCTGAACCTCGAGCACCCCGTTGCGCTTTCGCCTCGGCAGGCGATCTGAAACCTCGTCCCCTGCCAGGCGTTAAAGCCAAGGTTCAGTCCTGCTTCTCGGAGAGCGCTCCATGATCCGTTTCGCCCGTCCTGCCGCCGTCGCCTTGTCGGGTGTGGTGCTGTTCGCCGCTGCGGCCTGCACCGAAACCGAGCAGAACCAGGCCGAGGCTGAAGCTCGAGCGGCGGGAGATCAGGCCCAGGAGGCCGCCGCCAAGGCCGGCGAAGTGGTCGAGGCCGGCGCCATGAAGGCGGCTCGGGCGGTCGAGCGCGGCGCCGGCGACGTGGCCGCTCGTCTTGAGCGGAACCAGGCCGAGGCCGCCGCCGAGGGCCGCGAGGGCGCCATTGATCCGGCCACGGACCAGCGCGTCCGCTAGGCCAAGGCGGTTTCGTCCAGCAGAGCCTGGACGAGGCTCTTGGCTTCGTCGCCCGACCAGTCGGCCTCCCCGACCTTCAACGCCCTGGTTCGCCCCAGCCGGTCTATCAGCACTGTCTGGGGCATCTTCCCGCCTGCGCCGAAGGCGAAGGGCAGGCGGAAGTTCGGCTCGGCGTAATATGATAGAGGCGGGTTTTCGCCGATGAAGGCGCGGGCCTGGGTCGTCGCCGTGTCGCCGACATCGACGCTGACCGGCACGACCTGGACGTCGGCATTGTCTGCGAAGTGGCGGGCCAGTGCGGCCAGCGTCGGCATCTCCAGCCGGCACGGCGCGCACCAGGTGGCCCAGAGATTCAGCACCACCACCTTGCCCGCGAAATCGGCGATGCGGACCTCGCGACCGTCGGCGTCCAGGAAGGGGATGTCGGGCGCCGGCGCCGAATCCGGGATCTCAAGCCCGCCCAGGGCGCGACGGTTCAGGCCGCCTTGACGGTTGTCGCCGCCGCCGCACGCCGCTAGGGCAAGGGCCAGGCCGCCGCCGGCGGTCATCGCCAACGCCCGCCGCCTCGAGAGTTCCGTCATGAATTCGCGTCCTGATGCCGATGCGGCGACTAACGCCCCCGCGAACAGCGCGGGTCAAGACATGTGGGGCGGACGCTTTTCGTCGCGGCCGGCCGACATCATGCAGGCCATCAACGTCTCGATCGGCGTGGATCGGCGGCTGTGGGCCCAGGACCTGGCCGGCTCGCGCGCCCACTGCCGCATGCTGATCCAGCAGGGCATCGTCTCCGCCGCCGACGGCGAGGCCATCCTGAAGGGACTGGATCAGGTCCAGGCGGAGATCGAAGGCGGGACCTTCCCCTTCCGCGACCAGTTCGAAGACATCCACATGAACGTGGAGGCGCGCCTGTCGGAGCTGATCGGCGAGCCGTCGGGCCGCCTGCACACCGCGCGCAGCCGCAACGACCAAGTCGCCACCGACTTCCGCCTGTGGGTGCGCGACGCCTGCGACCGCACGGTCGCCCAGCTGCAGGCCCTGCAGTCGGTCCTGCTGGACCGGGCCGAACAGCACGCGGGCGACCTGATGCCCGGCTTCACCCATCTTCAGACCGCCCAGCCGGTGACGCTGGGCCATCACCTGATGGCCTATGTCGAGATGTTCGGCCGCGACGCGGGTCGCTTCGCCGATGCCCGCACGCGCATGAACGAAAGCCCTCTGGGCGCCGCGGCGCTGGCCGGCTCGCCGTTTCCGATCGATCGCCAGATGACGGCGGCCGAGTTGGGCTTCGACCGGCCGATGGGCAATTCGCTGGACGCCGTGTCGGATCGCGACTTCGCGCTGGAGAGCCTGGCCGCCGCCTCGATCTGCGCCGGCCACCTGTCGCGTTTCGCCGAAGAGATCGTGGTGTGGATGACGCCCATGTTCGGCTTCGCCAGCCTGCCCGACGACCTGACCACCGGCTCGTCCATCATGCCGCAGAAGCGCAACCCCGACGCCGCCGAACTGGTGCGCGCCAAGACGGGGCGGGTGCTGGGGGCGTTCGTCGCCCTGTCGACTGTCATGAAGGGCCTGCCGCTGGCCTATTCCAAGGACATGCAGGAGGACAAGCCGCCAGTGTTCGAGGCGTTCGATGCGCTGGACCTGGCGCTGAAAGCCATGACCGCCATGGTCCGTGCGCTGCGTCCCGACACGGGGCGCATGGCGGCGGCGGCCGGCGCGGGCTTCTCGACAGCCACAGACCTGGCCGACTGGCTGGTGCGCGAGCTGAACCTGCCGTTCCGTCGGGCGCACCACGTCACGGGCGCGGCGGTCAAGCGGGCCGAGGCTCTGGGCGTCGGCTTGGCCGATTTGTCGCTGGCGGAACTGCAATCGCTTGAACCGGGCGTGACCGAAGCGGTTTACAAGGTGCTGAGCCCCGAGGCTTCCTGCGCCAGCCGCCAGAGTTTCGGCGGCACGGCGCCGGACCAGGTCCGGGCCCGCATCGCATCCTGGAGAGAGCGCCTGTGAAAAAGTTCCTGATCCTCGCCGGCGCCGCCGCGCTTTTGTCCACTGCCGCCTGCGGCCGCATGGCCGATCTGGAGAGCCCGCGCGAGACCGAGCGCGCGCCGCGCGACGCCAACGCCCCAGCCCTTCCCGATCCCGCGACCGTCAACCGCCCGTCCAGCCAGCTGCCGATCGACGGCGGCCCGCCCAACCTGATCGGCGGCACCGCCGCCGGCCGCGAACAGCCGCGCTAGGGCGAAGCCGACCTTGCATCACTTCGACGTTCGGGACGGCGCCCTGCACGCCGAGGGCGTTTCGCTCGAGACGATCGCGGCCGAGGTCGGCACGCCGGTCTATGTCTATTCGGCCGCGACGCTGCGCCGTCACTACGGGCTGCTGCGCGACGCCTGCGACGCCTATCGAGGCGCGCTGGGCGACGCCCTGATCGCCTTTGCGGTCAAAGCCAACTCCAACCTGTCGGTGCTGGCGACCCTGGCGCGCCTGGGCTGCGGCGCCGACACGGTGTCGGAGGGCGAGATCCGCCGCGCCCTGGCCGCGGGCGTGCCGGCCGAACGCATCATCTTCTCGGGCGTGGGCAAGACCGATGCGGAGCTGGCCTTCGCTATCCAGGCCGGCGTGCGCCAGATCAATCTGGAGTCGGGCGCCGAGCTGGACCGCCTGATCGCCGTGGCCGCCTCGCTTAAGGCGCTGCCCGAGGTGGCCGTGCGGGTCAATCCCGACGTCGGCGCCGGCGGTCACGCCAAGATCACCACGGGCGGAAAGGGCGACAAGTTCGGCGTGCCGGTTCAGGAGGCGATGGACCTCTACGCCCGCGCCTCGGCCTCGCCGCACGTTCGGCCGGTGGGCCTGGCCTGTCACATCGGCAGCCAGATCACGACGCTGGAGCCGCTGCGCGCCGCCTTCCAGGTGCTGCGCGACATGACCGAGCGTCTGCGCGGCCAGGGTCTGGAGGTCACGCGCCTCGATCTGGGCGGCGGCCTGGGCGTGCCCTATTACGGCGACGCCGCCACGCCCGCGCCGGCCGATTATGTCGCCATGGTCGCCGGGGTGCTGGACGGCCTGGAGGTCGAGGCCGCCTTCGAGCCCGGCCGTCTGCTGGCCGCCAACGCCGGGGTCCTGGTCAGCCGCGTGATCCAGGTGACGGAGCGGACGGACGGCCGTCGCTTCCTGGTGCTGGACGCGGCCATGAACGATCTGATGCGGCCCGCTCTGTACGACGCCTTCCATGCGCTGGAGCCGGTGCGCGCCCGCGCGGGAGAGGCCGCGCCGCACGACATCGTCGGCCCGGTCTGCGAGACCGGCGACACCTTCGCGCGCGACCGCGACCTGCCGCCCTTCCAGGCCGGCGACCTGGCCGTCTTCATGAGCGCCGGCGCCTATGGGGCGGTCATGGCCAGCGAATACAACACGCGGCCGCTGGTCCCCGAGGTGCTGGTTGACGGCGAGCGCTGGGCCGTGGTGCGCCCGCGTCCCAGCTACGACGCCATCCTGGCGCGCGAGCCGTTGGCCGACTGGCTCTGACGCCAAAGAAGAGGCCGGCCGGAGCGAACTCCGACCGGCCCTTCCGTGCCCCCAAGGTCGCCCCTGGTTATTGAGCCGCAGGCGTCGCGGGCGCGGCCGCGGCCGGAGCGGCGGACCGCACCTCGACCGGCATGCCCAGCGCGTCCAGCTGCGGCTTGACCGTCGCGGCGTCTCCGACGACCACCCACACGAAGCGCGAGGGGTCGATGTTGGCGCGCGCGGCGGCGTCCATCTCGGCCGCCGTCAGGGCGTTGATGCGGCCCGCCAGCGTTTCCTGATAGTCGTCCGGCCGGCCATACAGCGCGTTCGAGCGCAGGGCGCCCAGGATCTGCGCCGAGGTCTCGTAGCTGCCCGCCAGGCCGCGGGTGTCGCCCAGCACGGTGCGCTCGCGTTCGGCCGGGGTGACGCCCTCGGCGGTCAGGAAGCGGTTGTACTGATCGACCAGCGCCTGGATCGCCTCGCCAGTCCGGTTGGCCTGGACGGGCGCATTGATGATGTAGGGCATGCGGTGTTCGAACTGGCTGATCGAGCCGCGCACGCCGTAGGACCAGCCCTTGGTCTCGCGCAGGTCGGCGTTGATCCGCGACAGGAAGTCCGTGCCCAGCACCACGTTGGCGGTGTTGAGCGTCAGATTGTCGTCGGTGCCCGACACCGGCAGGACGAAGCCGCCCTGAATCAGCGACTGTGGCGACTGCGGCCGGTCGATCAGGACGATGCGGTTGGTCGTGGCCGGAATATCGGCCGCGAAGCTCTTGGTCCCCTTGGGCGTCGACGGCGCGCGCCAGTCGCCGAAGGCGGCTTCCAGCTTGGGCGTCAGCTCCGACAGCGGCAGGTCCGAAACCACGAACATCTGCATGTTGTCCGGGCGGATCCACGAGGCGTGTTCATTGACGAGGTCGTTGCGCGTCAGGGCGCGGATGACCGGCTCGTCGCCCGAGCCGTTGAACGGACGGCCGTAGGGGTTGGCTTCGCCGTACAGCAGGCCCGGCAGGGCGCGGCCGGCCAGGCCGGCGGGCTGGGTCCGCTCATTGGCGAGCGCGGTCAGACGCTGAGCACGCAGACGCTCGACCTCGGCCGGCGCGAAGGCGGGATTGCGCACCACCTCCGACAGCAGGGCCAGCGACGGCTCCAGGTTGGTGGTCACAGCCGACAGGGTGGCGGTCGTGCGGTCCATGGACGAGCCGACGTTGATCGAGGCGCCCAGACGCTCCTTGGCCTCGGCGAGGGCGTTGGAGTCGCGCGTGGTGGTGCCTTCCTCCATCACGTTCAGCATCAGGGTGTGCGCGCCGAGACGGTCGGCGCGGTCGGCCGTGACGCCGGCGTTGAAGTCCAGCGACACGCGGGTCACCGGCACGGTGGTCGACTGGGCGTAGACGACCTGCACGCCGTTCGACAGGGTGGCGCGCTCGACGGCCGGGAAGTCGATGTTGGCGACCTCGCCGATCTGGGGCGCCGGGTCGCGCTGAACGCGCTGGATCTCGGCGGCGGGCGCCGGCGTGGCGCCCGACGGCGTGGCGGCGGCCTCGACATAGGCCTCGCGCTCGCCGGCGCGGACGATCTGGCTGTAGACCGGCCGGCTCAGCCACTTCTGCATGGCGGCCTGGACCTGGGCCGGCGTCACCGCCGCATAGGCCTGCAGCTCCTTCTTGTAGAAGTCGGGATCGCCGGCATACAGCTGGCCTTCGGCCAGGACTGAGGCCTTGCCGTTGGCCATTTCCAGGCTCTGGATCCGGCGCGAGGCGTACTGGGTCACGACCCGGTCGATCTCGTCCTGGGTCGGGCCGTTGGCGATCAGATCGGCCAGGACGGCGTCCATGCGCTGAGCCACCGCGGCCTCGTCCTCGCCCGGCTTGACCATGGCGGAATAGCTGAACATCCCGACGCGCTGGAAGGCCGAGTTGCCGGCCGACACGCTCGAGGCGGTCTGGTCGCCGCGCACCAGGGCGTTGTCCAGACGCGAGCTGGCCAGACCGCCCAGGATGGAGGCGCCGACGCTCAGCGGCACCGCATCCGCGTCCAGCATGCCCGGCACAGCCCAGGTGCGGCTGATGCGGGTCTGGGCCACGCGATCGTGCAGAACCTGCTCGACCGGGGCCGCCAGGGTCGGGACGTCGGCCTGGGCGGGGTCATTGACCGGGCCGCGCGGGATGTGGCCGAAATACTGATTCATCAGGCGACGGGCGGTCGCCTCGTCGATGTCGCCCGACAGGACCACCACGGCGTTGTTCGGGCCGTAGTTGTCACGGAACCAGTCGCGCACCGTCTCCAGGCTGGCGGCGTCCAGGTCAGCCATCGAACCGATGGTCGAGTGGCGATAGGGGTGTCCCTCGGGGAACAGAGCTTCCAGCGTGGCGTAGTAGGTCAGGCCGTAGGGCTGGTTGTCGCCCTGGCGCTTTTCGTTCTGGACGACGCCGCGTTGCAGATCGAGCACCTCCTGGCCGACCTGGCCCAGCAGGTGGCCCATGCGGTCGCTTTCCATGAACAGGGTGTATTCCAGCGCCGGGGTCGGCACGGTCTGGAAGTAGTTGGTGCGGTCGAACCAGGTCGTGCCGTTCAGGCCCGTGGCGCCGGCGGCGCTCATGGTCTGGATGTGGCTGGTGGGCGAGTTCTCGGAACCGCCGAACATCAGGTGTTCGAACAGGTGGGCGAAGCCGGTCGAGCCCTTGGGCTCGTCCTTGGAGCCGACGTTGTACCAGACCGACACGGCCACGACCGGCGCCTTGCGATCCTCGTGGACCAGCACGGTCAGGCCGTTGTCCAGCTGGAAGCGCGACCACGGAATATCGACGCGGGCGACCAGCTCGGACACGGGCGCGCCGCGCAGTTCGGCGGCCTGGGCGGCCGTCAGGGCCGGCGGGGCCTCCCCGGCGGCACGGGCCAGGACGGGGGTGGTCGGCGCCAGAAGGGCGGCTGCGGCGACAAGCGGAAAGACACGGCGCATGGACGAAGGATCCTCGTGAGCGATGATGCGGGCGAACCTTAACGACCGATCCGCCCACGGCAACGCGCGACAGCGATTCATGAACAAAGGTTCATGTGAGGGCCGCGAGCCCCGCGCCGCGCGCGCAGCGAACTT is a window encoding:
- the lysA gene encoding diaminopimelate decarboxylase, giving the protein MHHFDVRDGALHAEGVSLETIAAEVGTPVYVYSAATLRRHYGLLRDACDAYRGALGDALIAFAVKANSNLSVLATLARLGCGADTVSEGEIRRALAAGVPAERIIFSGVGKTDAELAFAIQAGVRQINLESGAELDRLIAVAASLKALPEVAVRVNPDVGAGGHAKITTGGKGDKFGVPVQEAMDLYARASASPHVRPVGLACHIGSQITTLEPLRAAFQVLRDMTERLRGQGLEVTRLDLGGGLGVPYYGDAATPAPADYVAMVAGVLDGLEVEAAFEPGRLLAANAGVLVSRVIQVTERTDGRRFLVLDAAMNDLMRPALYDAFHALEPVRARAGEAAPHDIVGPVCETGDTFARDRDLPPFQAGDLAVFMSAGAYGAVMASEYNTRPLVPEVLVDGERWAVVRPRPSYDAILAREPLADWL
- a CDS encoding TlpA disulfide reductase family protein; translation: MTELSRRRALAMTAGGGLALALAACGGGDNRQGGLNRRALGGLEIPDSAPAPDIPFLDADGREVRIADFAGKVVVLNLWATWCAPCRLEMPTLAALARHFADNADVQVVPVSVDVGDTATTQARAFIGENPPLSYYAEPNFRLPFAFGAGGKMPQTVLIDRLGRTRALKVGEADWSGDEAKSLVQALLDETALA
- the argH gene encoding argininosuccinate lyase, with amino-acid sequence MWGGRFSSRPADIMQAINVSIGVDRRLWAQDLAGSRAHCRMLIQQGIVSAADGEAILKGLDQVQAEIEGGTFPFRDQFEDIHMNVEARLSELIGEPSGRLHTARSRNDQVATDFRLWVRDACDRTVAQLQALQSVLLDRAEQHAGDLMPGFTHLQTAQPVTLGHHLMAYVEMFGRDAGRFADARTRMNESPLGAAALAGSPFPIDRQMTAAELGFDRPMGNSLDAVSDRDFALESLAAASICAGHLSRFAEEIVVWMTPMFGFASLPDDLTTGSSIMPQKRNPDAAELVRAKTGRVLGAFVALSTVMKGLPLAYSKDMQEDKPPVFEAFDALDLALKAMTAMVRALRPDTGRMAAAAGAGFSTATDLADWLVRELNLPFRRAHHVTGAAVKRAEALGVGLADLSLAELQSLEPGVTEAVYKVLSPEASCASRQSFGGTAPDQVRARIASWRERL
- a CDS encoding pitrilysin family protein translates to MRRVFPLVAAAALLAPTTPVLARAAGEAPPALTAAQAAELRGAPVSELVARVDIPWSRFQLDNGLTVLVHEDRKAPVVAVSVWYNVGSKDEPKGSTGFAHLFEHLMFGGSENSPTSHIQTMSAAGATGLNGTTWFDRTNYFQTVPTPALEYTLFMESDRMGHLLGQVGQEVLDLQRGVVQNEKRQGDNQPYGLTYYATLEALFPEGHPYRHSTIGSMADLDAASLETVRDWFRDNYGPNNAVVVLSGDIDEATARRLMNQYFGHIPRGPVNDPAQADVPTLAAPVEQVLHDRVAQTRISRTWAVPGMLDADAVPLSVGASILGGLASSRLDNALVRGDQTASSVSAGNSAFQRVGMFSYSAMVKPGEDEAAVAQRMDAVLADLIANGPTQDEIDRVVTQYASRRIQSLEMANGKASVLAEGQLYAGDPDFYKKELQAYAAVTPAQVQAAMQKWLSRPVYSQIVRAGEREAYVEAAATPSGATPAPAAEIQRVQRDPAPQIGEVANIDFPAVERATLSNGVQVVYAQSTTVPVTRVSLDFNAGVTADRADRLGAHTLMLNVMEEGTTTRDSNALAEAKERLGASINVGSSMDRTTATLSAVTTNLEPSLALLSEVVRNPAFAPAEVERLRAQRLTALANERTQPAGLAGRALPGLLYGEANPYGRPFNGSGDEPVIRALTRNDLVNEHASWIRPDNMQMFVVSDLPLSELTPKLEAAFGDWRAPSTPKGTKSFAADIPATTNRIVLIDRPQSPQSLIQGGFVLPVSGTDDNLTLNTANVVLGTDFLSRINADLRETKGWSYGVRGSISQFEHRMPYIINAPVQANRTGEAIQALVDQYNRFLTAEGVTPAERERTVLGDTRGLAGSYETSAQILGALRSNALYGRPDDYQETLAGRINALTAAEMDAAARANIDPSRFVWVVVGDAATVKPQLDALGMPVEVRSAAPAAAAPATPAAQ